A window from Dehalobacter sp. DCA encodes these proteins:
- a CDS encoding cell wall-binding repeat-containing protein, whose amino-acid sequence MVKRLLVAIFTLTLVCWQAPTVWADSSSVMSADKSVSIAGQSTTIKAVRADLNDPNIRVLSVPAGKVGEVKPFEQIIGSIDKNKYEVLAAVNGAFFEAYNEGKKPINGTLVHNGATMHYETSSMIGFGSAGEAELDRVSFRQYVYVDVSGGNYLYKQLFYLRNWNVIRPAGYTGYREAIITPDYGTETGDTDMVCVVVRNVKDVTGSVYTAGGAKVLQKGTVTNISQGNTAIPADGFLLLMPADSAYRQLFHVGSTIDFVRQVWNSRTNTDDTADWINLTNITGCGPSLILDGQVTADPVGEGWNDPKLTTAAGNRSFIGLTTDKQLVFGTTPGLTIKNLAQVAQVYNLTDAMNLDGGASSALWLGGRTITPAGRQLSNIIAVVRLKVSEPAMPASGITADRTIDGGSTPATSVKVSQEGWLKADSVVVVPGENNHLIDALAAAPLAGQEQAPILMVEGGVPTAEVIGEIKRLGAKRAYCIGFQADVVSEKLKAAIPDLEAKVLQGEGRAETADLVGKEITDPHGVFLVGFDALADAVSAGPYAAANGWLIRITDGAGVYHPEAWSLLKAGLDANHLVILGGTSRVQDTNGFRRMSGVDRYVTNQDFNEKMGLATSKVYFADSYSLAAALMVAPLAAQNNCPVVLAEKNDPNQARFPAGVTNDATVIGIGSPAR is encoded by the coding sequence TTGGTAAAGAGATTATTGGTTGCGATTTTTACCCTGACGCTGGTGTGTTGGCAGGCACCGACGGTCTGGGCCGACTCAAGCTCGGTGATGAGCGCCGACAAGTCCGTCAGTATTGCCGGTCAATCCACCACAATTAAGGCGGTGCGCGCCGATCTGAATGATCCCAATATCCGTGTGCTTTCCGTGCCGGCAGGCAAAGTCGGCGAGGTTAAGCCCTTCGAGCAGATCATCGGCAGCATAGACAAAAACAAGTATGAGGTATTAGCGGCAGTCAACGGCGCGTTCTTTGAGGCCTACAATGAAGGCAAGAAGCCCATAAACGGGACGTTGGTACATAACGGGGCAACGATGCACTATGAAACCAGCAGCATGATAGGTTTCGGCAGCGCCGGCGAAGCGGAGCTGGATAGGGTGTCTTTCAGGCAGTACGTCTATGTCGACGTTAGCGGAGGCAATTATCTCTATAAACAACTCTTTTACTTGCGCAACTGGAATGTCATCAGGCCAGCCGGCTATACGGGTTATCGCGAGGCGATAATCACCCCGGATTACGGTACGGAAACCGGGGACACAGATATGGTCTGTGTGGTGGTACGCAATGTCAAAGACGTGACGGGTAGCGTTTATACAGCGGGCGGTGCGAAAGTTCTGCAGAAAGGTACGGTTACGAATATCAGCCAGGGCAATACGGCAATTCCGGCTGATGGATTTTTGTTGCTGATGCCGGCTGACAGCGCCTACCGCCAGCTATTCCATGTTGGATCGACGATTGATTTTGTGCGGCAAGTATGGAATAGCCGCACCAATACGGATGATACGGCCGATTGGATCAATTTGACCAACATCACCGGTTGCGGCCCGAGCCTCATCTTGGATGGACAGGTGACTGCCGATCCGGTCGGCGAGGGCTGGAACGACCCGAAACTCACCACGGCTGCCGGCAATCGTTCGTTCATCGGGCTGACGACCGACAAACAATTGGTTTTCGGTACCACGCCGGGTCTTACGATCAAAAATTTGGCTCAGGTTGCCCAGGTGTATAACCTAACAGACGCCATGAATTTAGACGGCGGCGCCTCCAGCGCCCTGTGGCTGGGCGGCAGGACCATAACGCCCGCCGGGCGCCAACTCTCCAATATCATCGCCGTCGTACGGCTGAAAGTTTCCGAGCCGGCCATGCCGGCGAGCGGAATTACTGCGGACAGAACCATTGACGGGGGTAGTACGCCGGCTACCTCAGTAAAAGTGTCCCAAGAAGGATGGCTAAAGGCCGATTCAGTGGTCGTCGTCCCCGGAGAAAACAACCATTTGATCGACGCCCTGGCAGCAGCACCCTTGGCCGGCCAGGAGCAGGCGCCGATCCTTATGGTGGAAGGTGGCGTCCCAACGGCCGAAGTGATTGGTGAGATAAAACGGCTGGGAGCAAAAAGAGCTTACTGCATCGGCTTCCAAGCGGATGTCGTGTCTGAGAAATTGAAAGCAGCCATCCCCGATCTCGAGGCAAAAGTGCTGCAAGGAGAAGGGCGCGCGGAGACGGCGGACCTGGTAGGAAAGGAAATTACTGATCCACATGGGGTATTCCTCGTAGGTTTTGATGCTCTGGCCGACGCCGTGAGCGCCGGGCCCTATGCAGCGGCCAACGGATGGCTTATCCGCATAACGGATGGAGCCGGCGTCTATCATCCCGAAGCTTGGAGTTTACTAAAGGCTGGACTAGACGCCAATCATTTGGTTATCTTGGGTGGTACGTCCAGAGTCCAGGATACAAACGGATTCCGCCGCATGTCCGGCGTGGATCGCTACGTGACCAACCAGGATTTTAACGAGAAGATGGGGCTGGCGACCAGCAAGGTTTACTTTGCTGACAGTTACTCTTTGGCCGCGGCTCTGATGGTTGCACCGTTGGCTGCCCAGAACAATTGCCCGGTTGTCCTGGCGGAAAAAAACGATCCGAACCAAGCCAGGTTTCCCGCCGGAGTCACCAACGACGCTACCGTTATCGGCATCGGCTCGCCTGCCCGTTGA
- a CDS encoding AAA family ATPase produces MEFNSLSQYIRYIELDRERVPSFAEYPFDLPAIKNLDRLSFHPKVTFIVGENGSGKSTILESIAIAFGFNAEGGTKNFNFTSRATHSDLNQYIKIIKGAKRPRDGFFFRAESFYNFASNVEDLMLEGVYGGRSLHEQSHGESFFAVFQNRFCRESIYILDEPEAALSPSRQMSMLTRMHELINEGSQFIIATHSPIIMAYPDALIYQIRDGFEQVRYEETEHYQITRSFLNNTKKMLDILLE; encoded by the coding sequence ATGGAATTCAACAGCCTTAGCCAGTACATACGCTATATTGAATTAGACAGGGAGCGCGTCCCATCCTTTGCGGAATACCCCTTTGATTTACCTGCTATCAAGAACTTAGACAGGTTGTCTTTTCACCCCAAAGTAACGTTCATAGTAGGTGAAAATGGTTCGGGAAAATCAACTATTTTAGAATCAATCGCGATTGCGTTTGGTTTTAATGCGGAAGGCGGGACAAAAAATTTTAATTTCACTTCCAGAGCGACGCATTCAGACTTGAATCAATATATCAAAATTATTAAAGGAGCCAAAAGACCCAGAGATGGTTTCTTCTTCAGAGCAGAGAGCTTTTATAATTTTGCCTCCAATGTTGAAGATTTAATGTTGGAAGGGGTTTATGGCGGAAGGTCACTGCATGAACAGTCGCATGGCGAGTCATTTTTTGCGGTTTTTCAGAATCGGTTTTGCCGGGAGAGTATCTATATACTGGATGAACCGGAGGCGGCGTTATCCCCTTCACGGCAAATGTCGATGCTGACAAGGATGCATGAACTGATCAACGAAGGGTCTCAGTTTATCATTGCCACGCATTCCCCGATCATCATGGCCTACCCGGATGCCTTGATCTATCAGATTCGTGACGGATTTGAGCAGGTACGCTATGAAGAGACGGAGCATTATCAAATCACGCGTTCTTTCTTAAATAACACGAAAAAAATGCTGGATATTTTATTAGAATAA